The following are encoded together in the Bradyrhizobium algeriense genome:
- the ybaK gene encoding Cys-tRNA(Pro) deacylase: MSKTTRATQALEKLGVKFTLHAYDYDPDAASIGLQAAEALGVPPARVLKTLMAEVDGKPVCAVVPSDCEVSMKKLASAFAAKAAKMMRPADAERLTGYHVGGISPFGQKKRVPVAIEEAALGHASVFLNGGQRGLQVELAPQDAVKAAGAIARALVA; encoded by the coding sequence ATGTCGAAAACCACCCGTGCAACGCAGGCGCTGGAAAAGCTGGGCGTGAAATTCACCCTGCATGCCTACGACTACGACCCGGATGCGGCGAGCATCGGGCTGCAGGCGGCGGAGGCGCTCGGCGTGCCGCCGGCGCGCGTGCTCAAGACGCTGATGGCCGAGGTCGACGGCAAGCCGGTCTGCGCCGTGGTGCCGTCGGACTGCGAAGTCAGCATGAAAAAGCTTGCGAGCGCCTTCGCCGCCAAGGCGGCCAAGATGATGCGGCCGGCGGATGCCGAACGACTGACCGGCTACCATGTCGGCGGCATCTCGCCGTTCGGGCAGAAGAAGCGCGTGCCGGTCGCGATCGAGGAGGCGGCGCTCGGCCATGCGAGCGTGTTCCTCAATGGCGGCCAGCGCGGCTTGCAGGTCGAACTCGCTCCCCAGGACGCCGTGAAGGCTGCGGGCGCGATCGCGCGCGCACTGGTGGCGTGA
- a CDS encoding alpha-hydroxy acid oxidase has product MPRALQKYLALDDFEPVARRRIPKFLYGYISGGAETDAAMRDNRKALDEYGFVPRVLNDVSGRDQTTTLFGKTYASPFGIPPMGSSALSAYRGDIVLTKAAKAENVPMILSASSLITLEDVRAANQAAWYQAYLAGLPERIEPLVDRVAAAGYDTFVVTADVPVPPNRENNIRNGFQVPLAITPRVFWDTVTHPHWLFGTWARTMMNFGMPHFENMDAKRGPPVLAKNLMRNIGARDQLAWKHVELIRKRWKGKLVVKGLVSPADARIARESGVDGVMLSNHGGRQLDYTMSGLRTLPEIATEAKGMTIMVDGGIRRGTDVIKALALGAHFVWVGRPFLYAAIAGGEAGVQRAITLLKAEIDRNLALLGIRSISEITPDLVRKF; this is encoded by the coding sequence GTGCCGCGCGCTTTACAAAAATATCTCGCGCTCGACGATTTCGAGCCTGTCGCACGGCGCCGGATTCCAAAATTCCTCTACGGCTACATCTCCGGCGGCGCCGAGACCGATGCCGCCATGCGCGACAACCGCAAGGCCCTCGACGAATACGGTTTCGTACCGCGCGTGCTCAACGACGTCTCCGGCCGCGACCAGACCACCACGCTGTTCGGCAAGACCTACGCCTCGCCGTTCGGCATTCCGCCGATGGGCTCGTCGGCGCTATCAGCCTATCGCGGCGACATCGTGCTGACGAAGGCGGCGAAAGCCGAAAACGTGCCGATGATCCTCAGCGCCTCGTCGCTGATCACGCTGGAGGATGTGCGCGCCGCCAATCAGGCCGCGTGGTATCAGGCCTATCTGGCAGGGTTGCCGGAGCGGATCGAACCGCTGGTCGATCGCGTTGCAGCCGCCGGCTACGATACCTTCGTCGTCACCGCCGATGTGCCGGTGCCGCCGAACCGCGAGAACAACATCCGCAACGGCTTTCAGGTGCCGCTCGCGATCACGCCGCGCGTGTTCTGGGACACGGTCACCCATCCGCACTGGCTGTTCGGCACCTGGGCGCGCACCATGATGAATTTCGGCATGCCGCATTTCGAAAACATGGATGCCAAACGCGGCCCGCCGGTGCTGGCGAAAAACCTGATGCGCAATATCGGCGCCCGCGACCAGCTCGCCTGGAAGCATGTCGAGCTGATCCGCAAACGCTGGAAGGGCAAGCTCGTCGTCAAGGGACTGGTCTCGCCGGCGGATGCGCGCATCGCGCGCGAAAGCGGCGTCGACGGCGTGATGCTGTCCAACCATGGCGGCCGCCAGCTCGACTACACGATGTCGGGCCTGCGCACGCTGCCGGAGATCGCGACTGAGGCCAAGGGCATGACAATCATGGTCGACGGCGGCATCCGCCGCGGCACCGATGTGATCAAGGCGCTGGCGCTCGGCGCGCATTTCGTCTGGGTCGGCCGTCCCTTCCTCTATGCCGCGATCGCCGGCGGCGAAGCCGGCGTGCAGCGCGCGATCACGCTGCTGAAAGCCGAGATCGACCGCAACCTCGCGCTGCTTGGTATTCGCTCGATCAGCGAGATCACGCCGGACCTGGTAAGGAAGTTCTAG
- a CDS encoding class I SAM-dependent methyltransferase — translation MISAGAMEADPSDLAPVHAAIASYYSAKVAKFGATPLGVDWSCVPTQELRFVQLLKLCDFSSPFSCNDLGCGYGALIAYLDQRHADCAIDYVGIDLSEAMLRRARRLWRNRANVSFVLGHASPRVADYSVASGIFNVQLDQPLAIWERFVAETLDQLHRTSSRGFAVNFMKAPAGGKPDRKGLYSTQPDRWARYCADRFGSATEVLDDYGLREYTLIVRR, via the coding sequence ATGATATCCGCGGGGGCGATGGAAGCCGATCCCAGCGACCTCGCCCCCGTCCATGCCGCGATCGCGTCCTATTACTCGGCGAAGGTCGCCAAATTCGGCGCAACGCCGCTCGGCGTGGACTGGAGCTGCGTGCCAACGCAAGAACTTCGCTTCGTGCAGCTGTTGAAGCTGTGCGACTTCAGTTCGCCGTTCAGCTGCAACGACCTTGGCTGCGGCTACGGCGCGCTGATCGCCTATCTGGACCAGCGCCACGCCGATTGTGCAATCGATTATGTCGGGATCGACCTCTCTGAGGCGATGCTCCGTCGCGCACGCCGCCTGTGGCGCAACCGCGCCAACGTCTCGTTCGTGCTCGGCCATGCCAGCCCAAGGGTAGCCGACTACTCGGTCGCAAGCGGTATTTTCAATGTCCAGCTCGATCAACCGCTGGCGATCTGGGAGAGATTTGTCGCCGAAACACTCGATCAATTGCACCGGACCAGCAGCCGGGGCTTTGCGGTGAATTTCATGAAGGCGCCGGCGGGTGGCAAGCCGGACCGGAAAGGGCTCTACTCCACCCAACCCGACCGGTGGGCGCGATACTGCGCGGACCGGTTCGGATCGGCGACCGAAGTGCTCGACGATTATGGCTTGCGGGAATACACGCTGATCGTGCGCCGTTAG
- a CDS encoding MlaD family protein, producing MKVRASNLLIGTLVLALIGGSLGGFLGYQKFVSAKQKVPFRVIFEGSASGLRKGGSVNFAGIRVGEVVSLKLDHPRRVVALAMIDGNTPVKSDTQVGLEFQGLTGIAAISFTGGSDEALPPPKGLDGIPELTADRDGTLNTQEKIRVALRNVDRVIADNEVAIKDTLRNFETFTDSLTGDGEKITSIIATAENGVNAVDGALTKTKDFFGSLASDKYGGELLPTVISMRELIESFDKKSGTLMADTRKMFGEISQSINNSKYGSRPPASPARR from the coding sequence ATGAAGGTTCGCGCCAGCAATCTGTTGATCGGCACGCTCGTCCTGGCCCTGATCGGGGGATCGCTGGGCGGGTTTCTCGGCTACCAGAAGTTCGTCAGCGCCAAGCAGAAGGTGCCGTTCCGGGTGATCTTCGAAGGTTCGGCGTCCGGCCTGCGCAAGGGCGGCAGCGTGAACTTCGCCGGCATCCGGGTCGGCGAAGTAGTGTCGCTCAAGCTCGACCATCCGCGCCGCGTCGTGGCGCTGGCCATGATCGACGGCAACACGCCGGTGAAAAGCGACACGCAAGTCGGCCTCGAATTTCAGGGGCTGACGGGTATCGCCGCGATCTCCTTCACCGGCGGCTCCGATGAGGCGCTGCCGCCGCCAAAGGGCCTGGACGGCATTCCCGAGCTGACCGCCGATCGGGACGGGACGCTCAACACCCAGGAAAAAATCCGGGTGGCGCTGCGCAACGTCGACCGGGTGATTGCCGACAATGAGGTGGCGATCAAGGATACGCTGCGGAATTTTGAGACCTTCACGGACTCGCTGACCGGTGACGGCGAGAAGATCACCAGCATCATCGCGACCGCCGAAAACGGCGTCAACGCCGTCGACGGCGCGCTGACCAAGACCAAGGATTTCTTCGGCAGCCTCGCCAGCGACAAATATGGCGGCGAATTGCTTCCGACCGTGATCTCGATGCGCGAGCTGATCGAAAGTTTTGACAAGAAATCCGGGACGCTGATGGCGGACACGCGAAAAATGTTTGGCGAAATCAGCCAATCCATCAACAATAGCAAGTACGGCAGCAGGCCCCCCGCCTCGCCCGCCAGACGATAG
- a CDS encoding adenylosuccinate synthase, producing the protein MANVVVVGAQWGDEGKGKIVDWLSEQADIVVRFQGGHNAGHTLVINGETYKLALLPSGVLRPSKLAVIGNGVVFDPQAFLDEVTKLKGQGVAISPENLRIAENVTLILPLHRDLDALRESSNAVTAIGTTRRGIGPAYEDKVGRRAIRLMDLADLDTLPHKIDRLLAHHNALRRGLNLEEIDGGGILKELTALAPKLLPYAETVWRLLDIKRREGKRILFEGAQGALLDVDHGTYPYVTSSNTVAAQAATGTGMGPASVGYVLGICKAYTTRVGLGPFPTEQDNDIGRKIGERGREFGTNTGRPRRCGWFDAMLVRQTVRTCGITGLALTKLDILDGFDTIEVCTGYMLDGKEIDHLPAGEGAQARVVPIYETIEGWKEPTANARSWADLPAQAIKYVRRVEELVGCPIALLSTSPEREDTILVQNPFEA; encoded by the coding sequence ATGGCCAACGTTGTCGTCGTCGGCGCCCAATGGGGCGACGAAGGGAAGGGCAAGATCGTCGACTGGTTGTCGGAGCAGGCCGATATCGTCGTGCGCTTCCAGGGCGGCCACAATGCCGGCCATACGCTTGTCATCAATGGCGAGACCTACAAGCTGGCGCTGCTGCCGTCCGGCGTGTTGCGCCCCTCGAAGCTTGCCGTGATCGGGAATGGCGTCGTGTTCGATCCGCAGGCCTTTCTGGACGAAGTTACAAAACTGAAGGGCCAGGGCGTGGCCATCAGCCCGGAAAACTTGCGCATCGCCGAGAACGTCACGCTGATCCTGCCGCTGCACCGCGATCTCGACGCCTTGCGGGAATCTTCCAATGCGGTCACCGCGATCGGCACAACGCGTCGCGGCATCGGCCCCGCCTATGAAGACAAGGTGGGCCGCCGCGCCATCCGCCTGATGGACCTCGCCGACCTCGACACGCTGCCGCACAAGATCGACCGTCTGCTGGCGCATCACAACGCGCTGCGCCGCGGGCTCAATCTGGAGGAGATCGACGGCGGCGGGATCCTGAAGGAGCTCACTGCACTCGCGCCAAAACTGTTGCCCTACGCCGAGACGGTGTGGCGGCTGCTCGACATCAAGCGCCGCGAGGGCAAGCGCATCCTGTTCGAGGGCGCGCAAGGCGCGCTGCTCGACGTCGACCATGGCACGTACCCTTACGTCACCTCATCCAACACGGTGGCGGCGCAGGCGGCGACCGGCACCGGCATGGGGCCGGCCTCGGTTGGTTACGTGCTTGGCATCTGCAAGGCCTACACGACCCGCGTGGGGCTGGGACCGTTCCCGACCGAGCAGGACAACGACATCGGCCGCAAGATCGGCGAACGCGGCCGCGAGTTCGGCACCAATACCGGCCGTCCACGCCGCTGCGGCTGGTTCGATGCCATGCTGGTGCGCCAGACCGTCCGCACCTGCGGCATCACCGGGCTCGCACTTACAAAACTCGACATTCTCGACGGCTTCGACACCATCGAGGTCTGCACCGGCTACATGCTGGACGGCAAGGAGATCGACCATCTGCCGGCGGGCGAGGGCGCCCAGGCCCGGGTGGTTCCGATCTACGAAACCATCGAGGGCTGGAAGGAGCCCACCGCCAACGCCCGCTCTTGGGCAGATCTGCCGGCCCAGGCCATTAAATATGTCCGCCGGGTCGAGGAACTCGTGGGTTGTCCCATCGCATTGCTTTCCACCAGCCCCGAACGCGAGGATACTATTCTGGTACAGAACCCGTTCGAGGCTTAA
- a CDS encoding zinc-dependent alcohol dehydrogenase family protein, whose translation MVRVVRFHQHGGPEVLRIENIDVPPPAPGEVQIRVRALGLNRAEVLLRSGSYIETPTLPSGLGLEAAGIVEVVGAGVDSFAPGDAVSVVPPLSMVRWPAYGELASFPAELVVQHPRSLSFEAAAAIWMPTVTAYGALIEIATLRREDFVVITAASSSVGLAAIQIANQTGATAIAVTRTSRKKRALLGFGAAHVIASAEENLEVRLKEIAGPTGVRVVFDAVGGPIFEPLTAAMSTGGILIEYGGLSSEPTPFPLFNVLSKRLTLRGYLMHEIVGDPARLEAAKAFVLAGLKSGSLQPVIAKTFPFDQIVEAHRFLESNEQFGKIVVTL comes from the coding sequence ATGGTTCGCGTCGTCCGTTTTCATCAGCATGGGGGTCCCGAGGTGCTGCGCATCGAGAATATCGATGTGCCACCGCCCGCTCCGGGCGAGGTGCAAATCCGCGTTCGGGCGTTGGGGCTCAACCGTGCCGAAGTGCTGCTCCGTTCCGGCTCTTATATCGAGACGCCGACATTACCTTCCGGGCTTGGCCTGGAAGCAGCCGGCATCGTCGAAGTGGTCGGTGCAGGCGTCGACAGCTTCGCGCCCGGCGATGCCGTCAGCGTGGTGCCTCCGCTATCGATGGTCCGCTGGCCCGCCTATGGCGAGCTGGCGAGCTTCCCTGCCGAACTCGTCGTCCAGCACCCGCGTTCGCTCAGCTTTGAGGCGGCGGCAGCGATCTGGATGCCAACCGTTACCGCCTATGGCGCACTGATCGAGATCGCCACGCTGCGGCGGGAGGATTTCGTGGTCATTACGGCGGCATCCAGCAGTGTCGGACTTGCCGCCATTCAGATTGCCAACCAGACCGGCGCGACTGCGATCGCGGTCACGCGGACGTCCCGTAAAAAGCGGGCCTTGCTAGGGTTCGGTGCCGCGCATGTAATCGCTTCAGCGGAAGAGAATCTGGAAGTGCGGCTGAAGGAAATCGCCGGCCCCACGGGCGTTCGGGTCGTGTTCGATGCGGTTGGAGGCCCGATCTTTGAGCCTCTGACGGCGGCGATGTCGACAGGCGGCATCCTCATCGAGTATGGCGGCCTGAGTTCGGAGCCGACACCTTTTCCGCTGTTCAATGTGCTGAGCAAGCGCCTGACGCTGCGCGGCTACCTCATGCACGAGATCGTCGGCGACCCGGCGCGGCTTGAAGCCGCCAAGGCGTTCGTGCTCGCGGGGCTGAAGTCGGGTTCGCTACAGCCGGTAATCGCAAAGACCTTTCCGTTCGATCAGATCGTGGAGGCGCATCGATTTCTCGAGTCCAACGAACAGTTCGGCAAGATTGTCGTGACGCTTTGA
- a CDS encoding adenylate/guanylate cyclase domain-containing protein, with translation MLCQQCGEQNPATNRFCQRCGVALPIGCPSCSHLNPPAAAFCGSCGVSLQAVGRPAHASGVPHLGNVVRGEFKQVTVLFADLVSSTELVARLDPEEAMQRLKPVLDTMCEAVERFEGTVVRTLGDGILAFFGAPRAQEGHALLACEAALAIRDAPMLRKEAMAVRIGLHSGAIVADAPLADKASEHGAYGVTIHLASRLPPKVDPGGICLTEETYRLARAFCDVDRLGRHRLRGVPEQMELFLLKGLKPAVASQQFRGVTLTSFLGRDREMSLLQRTLAAVETGASRVTGIVGAPGTGKSRLCYEFAEWCRGRLIPVFEARAQPYGAATPLQPVLEFLRSNYFNVTPDDDTEQAARRIAERLAELGSTFEADLPLVCDFLGIKYGQESRAWLNPKARNVRLLDIVRHMVRQRGVVASVIIIEDLHWLDQASEEFVATLVDAVASTKTCLVVNCRPAYSAPWMRSSNYQQIELAELNPTDTDLLVDQLVGRRQELAEIRQRIVERSGGNPFFAEELIRSLKERLTLVGEEGDYRLGIASISDVLPPTVQAVIGARIDRLLDLERDLLQTAAIIGKEFQLAVLQHVADREAGEVEALLARLCSTGLLQPRNAPDGHGYSFRHPLIQEVAYSMQLRSRRGSIHAAVGRAIEQFYPERLNEFAALLSYHFEEAQEIDAAAEYAARAARWVGSTSPAQAIKHWHKVRSLRAGRPRTRENDSLRIIASGQIAWLGWREGMTSEEAGPYIQEALEWARDIDDSMIPLLLFVEGRIAGASGGQADAYVGIVKEALALTDSRNDAGRAATLNASLSQAYGWAGLLREALAANDLALAAVSSVADFDHQFLGYSIEHWIMSLRGRILVRLGRFEEASLCFDRMLAIGPGLIDPTVQFIAHFGYVDLAWCFDDAAMASEHAGRVADLAARQGTPYLRTYSHACTGTALGIARNYPAAVEAFSEGIKYLREARVAMEIEPELLASLADSQLNAGAFQAAAETAQEAVAISRDRSARLAHCRASITLARALIAANSTNDQNRANQLLEDAERLIDTCGASIYTRLLEEARARLAVTAR, from the coding sequence ATGCTCTGCCAGCAGTGCGGCGAACAGAATCCGGCAACTAACCGATTCTGCCAGAGGTGTGGCGTTGCGCTCCCGATCGGGTGCCCGAGCTGCAGCCATTTGAATCCGCCGGCTGCTGCCTTTTGCGGGAGCTGCGGGGTTTCCCTGCAAGCGGTCGGCCGGCCCGCGCATGCGTCAGGCGTGCCGCATCTCGGCAACGTCGTTCGCGGTGAATTCAAACAGGTAACCGTCCTGTTCGCCGATCTTGTCAGCTCCACGGAATTGGTAGCGCGGCTCGATCCCGAGGAGGCCATGCAACGGCTCAAGCCGGTGCTCGATACCATGTGCGAGGCGGTTGAGCGGTTCGAAGGCACTGTTGTTCGAACACTGGGCGATGGTATTCTGGCGTTCTTCGGTGCCCCTCGCGCGCAGGAAGGCCACGCGCTGCTGGCGTGCGAGGCAGCCTTGGCCATTCGCGATGCTCCCATGCTCCGCAAGGAGGCGATGGCCGTCCGTATTGGCTTGCACTCCGGCGCGATCGTTGCGGATGCGCCGTTGGCGGACAAGGCGAGCGAGCACGGCGCCTACGGGGTCACCATTCATCTCGCCAGCCGTTTGCCCCCGAAGGTCGATCCGGGTGGAATTTGCCTGACGGAAGAAACCTATCGGCTTGCCCGCGCATTCTGCGATGTTGATCGGCTCGGCCGCCATCGCTTGCGCGGCGTGCCCGAGCAGATGGAGTTGTTCCTGCTAAAGGGCCTGAAGCCTGCGGTTGCGAGCCAGCAATTCCGCGGAGTTACCCTGACGTCCTTTCTTGGACGCGACCGGGAAATGAGCCTGCTGCAGCGAACGCTGGCGGCCGTCGAGACAGGTGCATCGCGCGTGACCGGCATTGTGGGGGCGCCTGGTACGGGCAAGAGCCGTCTCTGCTACGAGTTTGCCGAATGGTGCCGCGGACGCCTGATCCCGGTGTTCGAGGCGCGCGCGCAACCCTATGGTGCGGCGACGCCGTTGCAGCCGGTCCTTGAATTCCTGCGCTCGAATTATTTCAACGTGACGCCGGACGATGATACAGAGCAAGCCGCGCGACGGATCGCCGAGCGTCTCGCCGAACTCGGCTCGACTTTTGAAGCCGACCTGCCGCTGGTGTGTGACTTCCTCGGGATCAAATACGGCCAGGAATCGCGCGCATGGCTTAATCCGAAGGCGCGTAACGTCCGATTACTCGACATTGTCCGCCATATGGTCCGGCAGCGCGGTGTCGTGGCTTCCGTCATCATCATCGAAGATCTGCATTGGCTTGACCAGGCGAGCGAGGAGTTTGTCGCCACGCTGGTCGACGCCGTGGCGTCCACGAAGACCTGTCTGGTGGTGAATTGCCGCCCGGCCTATTCCGCACCATGGATGCGGTCTTCCAACTATCAGCAGATCGAACTCGCCGAACTCAATCCCACGGATACAGACCTGCTCGTGGACCAGCTGGTGGGACGACGGCAGGAGCTCGCCGAAATTCGTCAACGAATCGTCGAGCGGAGCGGCGGTAACCCGTTTTTTGCGGAAGAGCTCATTCGATCGCTCAAGGAGCGTCTCACGCTCGTTGGAGAAGAGGGCGATTACCGGCTCGGCATCGCGAGCATCTCCGACGTCCTGCCGCCGACGGTCCAGGCGGTGATCGGGGCCCGCATCGACCGGCTGCTGGATTTGGAGCGCGACCTGTTGCAGACGGCCGCCATCATCGGCAAGGAATTCCAGTTGGCGGTGCTGCAACACGTCGCCGATCGGGAAGCGGGTGAAGTTGAAGCGTTGCTGGCGCGCCTGTGCTCGACAGGCCTGCTGCAGCCGCGCAACGCTCCCGATGGACACGGCTACAGCTTCCGCCATCCACTGATCCAGGAAGTGGCGTATTCTATGCAGCTTAGATCCCGACGAGGCAGTATCCATGCCGCGGTGGGGCGAGCCATCGAGCAGTTTTATCCGGAGCGGCTCAACGAATTCGCGGCGTTGCTGTCGTATCATTTTGAGGAGGCCCAGGAGATCGACGCGGCTGCGGAATACGCCGCGCGAGCCGCACGCTGGGTCGGTTCGACCAGCCCGGCCCAGGCGATCAAGCACTGGCACAAAGTCCGCTCGCTGAGAGCCGGACGACCGCGAACCCGCGAGAACGATTCGCTCAGGATCATCGCCAGCGGCCAGATCGCCTGGCTCGGCTGGCGTGAGGGCATGACGTCGGAAGAGGCGGGGCCCTATATCCAGGAAGCATTGGAATGGGCGCGCGACATCGACGACTCGATGATACCGCTGCTGCTGTTCGTCGAAGGCCGAATAGCCGGGGCCAGCGGCGGACAGGCCGACGCCTATGTCGGGATCGTCAAGGAGGCGTTGGCGCTGACGGATTCGCGAAACGATGCCGGGCGGGCCGCGACCCTCAATGCTTCGTTGAGCCAAGCCTATGGCTGGGCCGGTCTGCTGCGAGAGGCGCTTGCGGCAAACGATCTGGCGTTAGCCGCCGTATCCAGCGTTGCCGATTTCGATCATCAGTTCCTGGGATACAGCATCGAGCACTGGATCATGAGCCTGCGCGGACGCATTCTGGTTCGTCTCGGCCGGTTCGAGGAGGCGAGCCTTTGCTTCGACCGAATGCTTGCGATAGGACCAGGGCTGATCGACCCCACCGTCCAGTTCATCGCCCATTTTGGGTATGTTGACCTCGCATGGTGTTTCGACGATGCGGCGATGGCCAGCGAGCACGCGGGGCGGGTGGCGGATCTGGCGGCTCGCCAGGGCACTCCGTACCTGCGGACATATTCGCATGCCTGCACCGGCACCGCCCTCGGCATCGCCCGCAACTACCCGGCCGCCGTTGAAGCTTTCAGTGAGGGCATCAAATACCTCCGTGAGGCGCGCGTCGCGATGGAAATCGAACCGGAGCTGCTGGCGAGCCTCGCGGATTCTCAATTGAACGCCGGCGCATTCCAGGCCGCCGCGGAGACGGCGCAGGAAGCCGTCGCGATTTCGCGCGATCGCAGCGCGAGATTGGCGCACTGCCGGGCCAGCATCACGTTAGCGCGCGCGCTCATTGCGGCCAACAGCACCAATGACCAAAACCGAGCAAACCAACTGCTCGAGGATGCGGAAAGGTTGATCGATACATGCGGCGCCAGCATCTACACGCGATTGCTGGAAGAGGCTCGGGCTCGACTGGCCGTTACCGCCAGATGA
- a CDS encoding LysR family transcriptional regulator: MDRLSSMAVFVKAADLGSFAAAADALDLSGPMVGKHVRFLEQRLGVRLINRTTRRQSLTEFGRAYYDRCRSVLAEAEAADALAAEQLSEPRGKLRVTMPVLFGRRCVAPVLLELAGRHPQLELDLSFSDSLTELSDGGFDLAIRTGTLQDKAGLIARRIARQRMIVCASPSYLATHGTPREIEDIGKHQAILYGRSGHASPWLFPRDDQPPMQLMPVSRFRLDDLDAIADAAAAGMGVAWLPYWLVRERIQAGALVPLLPNQTGFLYDGYALWLQAPYLPLKVRLAVDALAAALPGLMT; encoded by the coding sequence ATGGATCGTCTTTCCAGCATGGCCGTATTCGTCAAAGCCGCCGACCTCGGCTCGTTCGCGGCCGCGGCGGATGCGCTCGATCTGTCTGGACCCATGGTCGGCAAGCACGTCCGGTTTCTCGAACAACGTCTGGGGGTTCGCCTTATCAACCGCACCACGCGCCGTCAGAGCCTGACCGAGTTCGGCCGCGCCTACTATGATCGGTGCCGATCAGTGCTCGCTGAAGCCGAGGCCGCGGACGCACTCGCGGCCGAACAACTTTCCGAGCCGCGCGGCAAGCTGCGGGTCACTATGCCCGTGCTGTTCGGCCGCCGCTGCGTTGCTCCGGTGTTGCTGGAGTTGGCGGGGCGGCATCCCCAACTCGAGCTCGATCTGTCTTTCAGCGATTCTCTCACCGAGCTTTCTGACGGCGGCTTCGACCTCGCAATCCGCACCGGCACGCTGCAGGACAAGGCCGGATTGATCGCCCGTCGCATCGCGCGCCAGCGCATGATTGTCTGCGCCTCGCCATCCTATCTGGCGACTCACGGAACCCCGCGAGAGATCGAGGATATAGGCAAACATCAAGCCATCCTCTATGGCCGTTCCGGTCATGCGAGCCCCTGGCTGTTTCCGCGCGACGATCAGCCTCCGATGCAGCTCATGCCGGTCAGCCGCTTCCGGCTCGACGATCTCGACGCCATCGCCGATGCTGCGGCTGCGGGGATGGGAGTTGCGTGGCTACCCTATTGGCTGGTTCGCGAACGGATTCAGGCAGGCGCCCTTGTGCCGTTACTGCCCAATCAAACCGGTTTCCTGTACGACGGCTATGCGCTTTGGCTGCAGGCACCTTATTTGCCTCTGAAGGTTCGTCTTGCGGTCGACGCGCTGGCGGCGGCCTTGCCGGGGCTGATGACGTGA
- a CDS encoding DMT family transporter, whose translation MSASEQTSSARSGNWLANQPYLLLSITALCWAGNAIVGRMAAGHIAPVTLSFLRWSFAFLIILPFAWRHLVRDWAAIRSRLGIMILLSITGIGAFNTLQYWALEHTQALNTLLLQSAGPLVVAVWSLLLLGVRLTLAQAAGVLLSMAGVLIILMHGDLTKLSGIDFNIGDLIFIVALAIFGIYSVLSLKRPDIHGLSFVAFTFGAGAACLIPLFIWELFARPPMQIDTANLLTLFYVALFPSTIAYLCYNRGVQLIGANRAAPFFHVVPVFGTIMSIVFLGEHPQVFHFIGFALVLAGVFVASRKPKTG comes from the coding sequence ATGTCGGCTTCCGAACAGACTTCATCCGCCCGATCCGGGAACTGGCTCGCCAACCAGCCTTACCTGCTGCTCAGCATCACCGCGCTGTGCTGGGCCGGCAACGCCATCGTCGGACGGATGGCCGCCGGCCACATCGCGCCGGTGACGCTTTCGTTCCTGCGCTGGTCGTTCGCGTTCCTGATCATCCTGCCGTTCGCCTGGAGGCATCTGGTCCGCGACTGGGCCGCGATCCGCAGCCGCCTCGGCATCATGATCCTGCTCTCGATCACCGGCATCGGCGCGTTCAATACCCTGCAATACTGGGCGCTCGAGCACACCCAGGCGCTGAACACGCTGTTGTTGCAGTCGGCCGGCCCGCTGGTGGTCGCCGTGTGGTCGCTGCTGCTGCTGGGCGTACGGCTGACGCTGGCGCAGGCCGCGGGCGTTTTGCTGTCGATGGCCGGCGTGCTGATCATCCTGATGCATGGCGACCTCACCAAGCTGTCCGGCATCGACTTCAACATCGGCGACCTGATCTTCATCGTGGCGCTGGCGATCTTCGGGATCTATTCGGTGCTGTCGCTGAAACGCCCCGATATCCACGGCCTGTCGTTCGTCGCCTTCACCTTCGGCGCCGGCGCGGCCTGCCTGATCCCGCTGTTCATCTGGGAACTGTTCGCGCGGCCGCCGATGCAGATCGATACAGCCAATCTGCTGACGCTGTTCTATGTCGCGCTGTTTCCCTCGACGATCGCCTATCTCTGCTACAATCGCGGCGTGCAGCTGATCGGCGCCAACCGGGCAGCCCCGTTCTTCCACGTGGTGCCGGTGTTCGGAACCATCATGTCGATCGTCTTCCTCGGCGAGCATCCGCAGGTGTTTCACTTCATCGGCTTCGCGCTGGTGCTGGCCGGGGTATTCGTGGCGTCGCGAAAACCGAAGACGGGCTGA